A genomic region of Lachnoclostridium edouardi contains the following coding sequences:
- a CDS encoding XkdQ/YqbQ family protein translates to MVDVSKLKYKLVILSENGVQYNVKDFTSKLSWEENEKELSMRLSFSLYNKKTNAGYISDIVKIGCLAGVYVSDGMNEEEAARGYIKECTINNSSAEEELSCTAYDELYSFQKSRDNIYIPDGQSTRSALEKVFAPWGIVLADYQGPETVHGKFAERNKSLSDMVSEILDDAVKKGQKKAMLRAEKGEIKILPLESNTPVYVFNENNISKLTYSRSIANMVTRIKVYGQQNDEGCSPVEAVVDGDTRFGILQKVISRGRDKSVEEARSSAQEMIDEEGKPDEKINLDLPDVPFVRKGDKVYICPVGLAAGFYQVISVQHTAENGSMRVTVKQSEDNQTSDENQQNS, encoded by the coding sequence ATGGTTGACGTATCTAAATTAAAATATAAGCTGGTAATTCTCAGTGAAAATGGGGTTCAGTATAATGTAAAGGATTTTACATCCAAACTTTCCTGGGAGGAAAATGAAAAAGAGCTTTCTATGAGGCTCTCTTTTTCTTTATATAATAAAAAGACAAATGCAGGATATATTTCTGATATTGTAAAAATAGGCTGCCTGGCTGGAGTTTACGTTTCAGACGGTATGAATGAAGAAGAGGCAGCCAGGGGATATATAAAGGAATGTACCATTAATAATTCTTCTGCAGAAGAGGAATTGTCCTGTACAGCTTATGATGAGCTTTATTCTTTTCAGAAATCCAGAGATAACATTTATATTCCTGACGGTCAAAGCACCAGAAGCGCTTTAGAAAAAGTCTTTGCGCCATGGGGAATTGTTCTTGCAGATTATCAGGGGCCTGAAACTGTTCATGGAAAATTTGCAGAAAGAAATAAAAGCTTGTCAGATATGGTGTCTGAAATATTAGATGATGCAGTGAAAAAGGGGCAGAAAAAGGCTATGCTCAGAGCGGAGAAGGGAGAAATTAAAATCCTTCCTTTAGAAAGCAATACCCCTGTATATGTATTTAATGAAAACAATATTAGTAAGCTGACCTACAGCAGAAGTATTGCAAATATGGTAACAAGAATTAAGGTTTACGGGCAGCAGAATGATGAGGGCTGTTCTCCTGTGGAAGCAGTGGTGGACGGAGACACCAGATTTGGGATTCTTCAAAAGGTAATCAGCCGGGGAAGAGATAAAAGCGTGGAGGAAGCCAGAAGCTCAGCCCAGGAAATGATAGACGAGGAAGGAAAACCAGATGAGAAAATTAATCTGGATTTGCCGGATGTGCCTTTTGTGAGAAAAGGAGATAAAGTATATATTTGCCCTGTTGGACTGGCGGCAGGCTTTTATCAAGTGATCAGCGTTCAGCACACTGCAGAGAACGGAAGTATGAGAGTTACTGTAAAACAGTCGGAGGATAATCAAACTTCAGATGAAAACCAGCAGAATTCATAA
- a CDS encoding LysM peptidoglycan-binding domain-containing protein, translating into MAIYLTETTGNMEFEFPSMPEFIDIGTETNYQSYQIIGKGGINIPKGVDVTSVSWNGVFFGRSKRRESLVGTWESPEECRDILSRWQENGTILELIVEEAPVNMDVTISNFSWKAVGGFGNMEYSIEFSQAPALKIYTTTELKIDDFVKTVQTRPEAEENSGNYTVVSGDNLWKIARKYYGGSGADWQKIYQANTEIIEQEARKRGKKSSDNGYWIYPGTVLVIP; encoded by the coding sequence ATGGCAATATATTTAACTGAAACAACAGGAAATATGGAATTTGAGTTTCCGTCTATGCCGGAGTTTATTGATATTGGAACAGAAACTAATTATCAAAGCTACCAGATTATAGGAAAAGGCGGAATTAATATTCCTAAGGGAGTGGATGTGACTAGCGTATCCTGGAACGGCGTGTTCTTTGGAAGAAGCAAAAGAAGAGAATCTTTAGTAGGCACCTGGGAAAGCCCGGAGGAATGCAGGGATATTTTGTCCAGATGGCAGGAAAACGGAACGATTCTGGAGCTGATTGTGGAAGAGGCTCCTGTAAATATGGATGTAACAATTTCTAATTTTAGCTGGAAGGCTGTAGGCGGCTTTGGGAACATGGAATATTCTATAGAATTCAGCCAGGCGCCTGCGCTGAAAATCTACACTACAACCGAATTAAAAATTGACGATTTTGTAAAGACGGTTCAGACTAGACCGGAGGCGGAGGAAAATTCAGGTAACTATACCGTAGTCTCAGGCGACAATTTGTGGAAAATTGCCAGAAAATATTATGGCGGCAGCGGAGCTGACTGGCAGAAGATTTATCAGGCAAATACAGAGATTATAGAGCAGGAAGCCAGAAAAAGGGGAAAGAAATCTTCTGATAATGGGTATTGGATTTATCCGGGAACCGTGTTGGTAATTCCTTAG